In [Leptolyngbya] sp. PCC 7376, a genomic segment contains:
- a CDS encoding MOSC domain-containing protein, with product MTQVGIIEKIWIKRGKRAPMDALERAELIQNKGLKNNANQGGWRQVTLLEAEVWERVMAKLNADLDPSVRRANILVRGLKLKKDCRGKQLKIDDGILKILNETKPCERMDEALPGLKSALYDNWGGGAFGCVMTGGDVWVGASAQWLED from the coding sequence ATGACACAGGTCGGCATCATCGAGAAAATTTGGATTAAGCGCGGTAAACGTGCGCCGATGGATGCCCTTGAAAGGGCCGAACTGATCCAAAATAAAGGCTTGAAAAATAATGCTAACCAAGGCGGTTGGCGACAGGTGACGCTATTAGAAGCCGAAGTTTGGGAACGAGTGATGGCAAAACTAAATGCAGATCTTGATCCCTCAGTGCGGCGGGCAAATATTTTGGTGCGAGGACTGAAGCTCAAAAAAGACTGTCGAGGTAAACAGCTGAAAATTGATGATGGCATCCTCAAAATTCTCAATGAAACAAAACCCTGCGAGAGGATGGATGAAGCATTACCGGGTTTAAAGTCTGCACTCTACGACAATTGGGGTGGTGGTGCCTTTGGGTGTGTTATGACAGGTGGCGATGTGTGGGTTGGTGCGTCAGCTCAATGGTTGGAAGATTAA